The following proteins are co-located in the Mesorhizobium sp. M1E.F.Ca.ET.045.02.1.1 genome:
- a CDS encoding GXGXG domain-containing protein gives MNISNVATAPSREVSFARRVFDLGKNSLRELNQALHNLAPGSNETAWEVLNPKGSHSVAVGVDQPVSIDVRGSVGYYCAGMNDGGTITVHGSAGPGVGENMMSGQIVVKGDASQYAGATGRGGLLVIEGNASSRCGISMKGIDIVVRGNIGHMSAFMAQSGNLVVLGDAGDALGDSIYEAGLFVRGKVKSLGADCIKKEMRPEHIALLQDLLDRAGIKDAKPEEFSRYGSARTLYNFNIDNADAY, from the coding sequence ATGAATATTTCAAATGTTGCCACGGCGCCATCGCGTGAAGTGAGCTTTGCGCGGCGTGTCTTCGACCTCGGCAAAAATTCGCTTCGCGAGCTGAACCAGGCGCTGCACAATCTCGCCCCCGGCTCGAACGAGACCGCCTGGGAAGTGCTCAATCCGAAAGGCAGCCATTCGGTCGCCGTCGGCGTCGACCAGCCGGTCAGCATCGATGTGCGCGGCAGCGTCGGCTATTACTGCGCCGGCATGAATGACGGCGGCACTATTACCGTGCACGGCTCGGCCGGACCCGGCGTCGGCGAGAACATGATGTCGGGCCAGATCGTGGTCAAAGGCGACGCCAGCCAGTATGCCGGCGCCACCGGCCGCGGCGGCCTGCTGGTCATCGAGGGCAACGCCTCCTCGCGCTGCGGCATCTCGATGAAGGGCATCGACATCGTCGTGCGCGGCAATATCGGCCACATGTCGGCGTTCATGGCGCAGTCCGGCAATCTGGTGGTGCTGGGCGACGCCGGCGATGCGCTCGGCGACTCGATCTATGAGGCCGGGCTTTTCGTGCGCGGGAAGGTCAAGAGCCTAGGCGCGGACTGCATCAAGAAGGAGATGCGGCCCGAGCACATCGCCCTGCTTCAGGACCTGCTCGACCGCGCCGGCATCAAGGATGCCAAGCCGGAAGAGTTCTCCCGCTACGGCTCGGCCCGTACGCTCTACAACTTCAACATCGATAACGCTGACGCATACTGA
- a CDS encoding glutamine amidotransferase, which produces MCGIVGLFLKDKSLEPKLGALLSEMLVSLTDRGPDSAGIAIYDSGAAGHGKITIQSSTPKADFEGLEVELSKKIGAKVSSIVKSTHAVLDVPADKLEEARAAIAELRPNVRLMGVGEAIEIYKEVGLPADVVKRFDLARMGGSHGIGHTRMATESAVTTLGAHPFSTGPDQCLVHNGSLSNHNNLRRELIRDGMRFETENDTEVAAAYLSSKIAHGQNLGEALQSSLDDLDGFFTFVVGTKNGFGVVRDPIACKPAVMAETDQYVAFGSEYRALANLPGIEEARVWEPEPSTVYFWEH; this is translated from the coding sequence ATGTGTGGGATTGTTGGACTGTTCCTGAAAGACAAATCGCTTGAACCCAAGTTAGGCGCTCTGCTGTCGGAAATGCTGGTCTCGTTGACCGACAGGGGGCCGGACAGCGCCGGCATAGCTATCTATGACAGTGGAGCGGCCGGGCACGGCAAGATCACCATCCAGTCATCGACCCCCAAGGCTGATTTCGAAGGGCTCGAAGTCGAACTCAGCAAGAAGATCGGGGCCAAGGTCTCGTCGATCGTGAAGTCGACCCATGCCGTCCTCGATGTCCCCGCTGACAAGCTCGAGGAAGCCCGCGCTGCGATCGCCGAGCTACGTCCAAACGTGCGCCTCATGGGCGTCGGCGAGGCGATCGAGATCTACAAGGAAGTCGGTCTGCCGGCCGACGTGGTCAAGCGGTTCGACCTGGCCAGGATGGGTGGCAGCCACGGCATCGGTCACACACGCATGGCGACCGAGTCCGCCGTTACCACGCTGGGCGCGCATCCCTTCTCGACCGGCCCGGATCAGTGCCTTGTGCATAACGGCTCGCTCTCGAACCACAACAATCTTCGCCGCGAGCTGATCCGCGACGGAATGCGCTTCGAGACCGAGAACGACACCGAAGTCGCGGCCGCCTACCTCTCGTCCAAGATCGCTCACGGGCAGAATCTCGGCGAGGCGCTGCAAAGCAGCCTGGACGACCTCGACGGCTTCTTCACCTTCGTCGTCGGCACCAAGAACGGCTTCGGCGTCGTGCGCGATCCGATCGCCTGCAAGCCCGCTGTCATGGCCGAGACCGACCAGTATGTCGCCTTCGGTTCGGAATATCGCGCATTGGCGAACCTGCCTGGCATTGAGGAAGCCAGGGTTTGGGAACCGGAGCCGTCCACCGTCTATTTCTGGGAGCACTGA
- a CDS encoding XRE family transcriptional regulator encodes MAGPVIASSPPPPRGKPLSQDPHAVRDTRENVLEVAIGHEVRAFRKKLGITVADLAVTTGLSVGMLSKIENGITSPSLTTLQALSRALGVPVTAFFRGFEEERKAVFVKAGSGVDVERRGTRAGHQYTLLGHIGSDSSGVVVEPYLITLTEDSDVFPTFQHDGMEFLYMLEGEVVYRHGNNLYRMTPGDSLFFDADAPHGPEELTHLPMRYLSIISYPHGRGNG; translated from the coding sequence ATGGCAGGACCGGTAATCGCCAGCTCTCCGCCGCCGCCACGCGGCAAGCCTCTCAGCCAGGATCCCCACGCCGTTCGCGACACGCGCGAGAACGTGCTCGAGGTTGCGATCGGCCACGAGGTTCGCGCCTTTCGCAAGAAACTGGGCATCACCGTTGCCGATCTCGCCGTCACCACGGGTCTTTCGGTCGGCATGCTGTCCAAGATCGAGAACGGCATCACCTCGCCGTCATTGACCACGCTGCAGGCGCTATCGCGCGCGCTGGGCGTGCCGGTGACTGCATTTTTTCGCGGTTTTGAGGAAGAGCGCAAGGCCGTCTTCGTCAAAGCGGGATCGGGCGTGGATGTCGAACGACGCGGTACGCGTGCCGGACACCAGTATACGTTGCTGGGCCATATCGGTTCGGATTCGAGCGGAGTTGTCGTCGAACCCTATCTCATTACGCTGACAGAAGACTCCGATGTCTTCCCGACCTTCCAGCATGACGGCATGGAATTCCTCTACATGCTGGAAGGCGAGGTCGTGTATCGCCACGGCAACAATCTTTACCGGATGACGCCGGGTGATAGTCTGTTCTTCGACGCCGACGCGCCGCACGGTCCAGAAGAATTGACGCATTTGCCGATGCGATATTTGTCAATCATCTCTTATCCCCACGGGCGCGGAAACGGCTGA
- a CDS encoding DUF4147 domain-containing protein, translated as MSLDSSASSWVELRMQAFQLFRQGIAASDPEAAVASALKARESDIAAARGVILIALGKAACLMTGTALRFVGDKLRKACVVTSRENVLDIEGIEVIVGGHPLPDEGSLEAGRAIEEAVRSASPEDLMLLLISGGGSALVCAPAPGISLADKVALNEALVRCGADISEINAVRQIFSRLKGGRLAELTSGAKTLSLVLSDVPGDDVATIASGPTAKPATGVSDAVIVLRRHNLLKVLPAIMRRQLDDLVAGEDRACASFDHVENVVIGSNAISLQRMMDSAKERYFTVIKAADWLNGDVSEAAQALHRLALVTARHEGPVAIVAGGETTVRVRGSGRGGRNQELALRFALLNERQPIRRPWVFLSGGTDGRDGPTDAAGALVDPGSTERMRRHGCKPEAHLRNNDSYPALATSGDLLLTGPTGTNVADLQILLMK; from the coding sequence ATGAGCCTCGACAGCTCGGCTTCCTCCTGGGTTGAGCTGCGGATGCAGGCGTTCCAGCTGTTTCGCCAAGGCATTGCCGCATCCGATCCCGAGGCGGCGGTCGCGTCCGCCTTGAAAGCAAGAGAGTCCGACATCGCCGCCGCTCGCGGCGTCATCCTGATTGCCTTGGGCAAAGCGGCGTGCCTGATGACAGGGACGGCGCTGCGTTTCGTCGGGGACAAACTGCGCAAGGCGTGCGTGGTCACCAGTCGCGAAAACGTGTTGGACATCGAGGGCATTGAGGTCATTGTCGGCGGTCATCCGTTGCCTGACGAGGGAAGCCTCGAAGCCGGCAGGGCGATTGAAGAGGCCGTGCGCTCGGCGTCGCCTGAGGACCTCATGCTGCTACTGATTAGTGGCGGGGGCTCAGCCCTCGTCTGCGCGCCTGCGCCGGGTATTTCACTTGCCGATAAGGTGGCACTCAACGAAGCCCTGGTTCGTTGTGGCGCCGACATTTCCGAAATCAATGCTGTAAGACAGATCTTCTCAAGACTGAAGGGCGGGCGTCTCGCGGAACTGACGTCAGGCGCCAAGACGCTGTCGCTGGTACTCTCGGACGTGCCCGGCGACGATGTCGCCACAATCGCTAGCGGGCCTACGGCAAAGCCCGCGACCGGTGTTTCCGACGCCGTCATTGTTCTTCGACGTCACAACCTGCTTAAGGTGCTTCCCGCGATTATGCGCAGGCAACTGGACGATCTGGTTGCTGGCGAAGATCGCGCATGTGCGAGCTTTGATCATGTCGAAAATGTCGTGATCGGCAGCAACGCCATCAGCCTGCAGCGCATGATGGATAGCGCCAAAGAGCGCTATTTCACGGTCATCAAGGCCGCCGACTGGCTGAACGGAGATGTTTCGGAGGCGGCCCAAGCTCTTCACCGCCTCGCCCTGGTCACGGCGAGACACGAGGGGCCGGTGGCAATCGTCGCCGGAGGAGAGACGACTGTGAGGGTACGCGGAAGCGGGAGAGGCGGGCGCAACCAGGAACTGGCTCTTCGGTTTGCCCTTCTAAATGAACGACAACCGATCCGGCGTCCATGGGTCTTTCTCAGTGGTGGCACCGACGGTCGGGACGGACCGACAGACGCGGCGGGCGCCCTTGTCGATCCCGGATCAACAGAACGGATGCGCCGGCATGGCTGCAAGCCAGAAGCCCATCTGAGAAACAACGATTCCTACCCTGCATTGGCGACTTCAGGCGATTTGCTTCTCACGGGGCCCACCGGGACAAATGTCGCCGACCTGCAAATACTGCTGATGAAATAG
- a CDS encoding D-glycerate dehydrogenase, with translation MRPRVIVTRRWPAAVEQVLAERFDATLNRYDTPLTSNELRAAFRDFEAILPTVSDNLSASVFPETKVRTKVIANFGVGFSHIDIDAARRHEIAVTNTPGVLTDCTADIAMCLMLSVARRAGEGERQLRAGEWPGWCPTHMIGSKVSGKTLGIIGMGRIGKATAQRARFGFGMNVVFYNRSKVDDEEIVAMGARQLSSVEEVLAQADFVSLHCPGGTENRHLINASRLAAMKRGAFLINTARGDVVDQNALIEALRRGEIAGAGLDVFDGEPQIPEPLKHMENVVLLPHLGSATKETRVAMGMQAVENLVAFFDGRPVPDRVV, from the coding sequence ATGAGACCACGCGTCATAGTCACGCGCCGCTGGCCCGCGGCTGTCGAGCAGGTACTTGCTGAGCGGTTCGACGCAACGCTCAATCGGTATGATACGCCGCTGACTTCCAATGAGCTCAGGGCTGCGTTCCGGGATTTTGAAGCGATCTTGCCGACTGTCAGTGACAATTTGTCGGCGTCTGTCTTCCCTGAAACCAAGGTTCGAACCAAGGTCATTGCCAATTTCGGCGTCGGCTTCAGTCATATCGATATCGACGCTGCACGCAGGCACGAGATCGCCGTGACCAACACTCCCGGCGTGCTGACCGATTGCACTGCCGACATCGCCATGTGCCTGATGCTTTCGGTCGCTCGTCGGGCGGGCGAGGGCGAACGTCAGTTGCGCGCCGGCGAATGGCCCGGTTGGTGTCCGACGCACATGATCGGCTCGAAGGTCTCCGGCAAAACGCTTGGGATCATTGGAATGGGCCGGATCGGCAAAGCGACCGCCCAACGCGCGCGGTTCGGCTTCGGCATGAACGTGGTCTTTTACAATCGCTCGAAAGTGGACGACGAAGAAATCGTTGCCATGGGAGCCAGACAACTGTCGAGCGTGGAGGAGGTGCTGGCACAGGCGGACTTCGTGTCGCTTCATTGTCCTGGCGGCACTGAGAACCGGCACCTTATCAATGCTTCCCGCCTGGCTGCGATGAAACGTGGCGCCTTTCTCATCAACACCGCCCGCGGTGACGTGGTCGACCAAAACGCCTTGATCGAAGCGCTAAGGCGCGGCGAGATCGCCGGTGCCGGGCTCGACGTTTTTGACGGCGAACCTCAAATTCCAGAGCCGCTGAAGCATATGGAAAACGTCGTGCTTTTGCCGCACCTCGGCAGTGCTACCAAGGAGACCCGGGTGGCCATGGGAATGCAGGCAGTGGAGAATCTGGTCGCGTTCTTCGACGGGCGCCCGGTGCCGGATCGGGTCGTGTGA
- the sucD gene encoding succinate--CoA ligase subunit alpha encodes MAILLNRSTRVIVQGFTGKIGSFHAEDMKRYGTKLVGGVTPGKGGQTHLGLPVFNTVKGAVRETRAEASIVFVPPPFAADSIMEAADAGIKLCVCITDGIPSQDMMQVKRYMRRYRFEDRMRLVGPNCAGVITPGQALMGIMPGSIYLPGRVGIVGRSGTLGYEAASQMKALGIGVSTSVGIGGDPINGSSFKDILELFEQDDETDAVVMIGEIGGPQEVEAAEWARHNMTKPLIAYIAGLSAPKGRRMGHAGAIISAFGESAQEKVEILKDAGVVIVPTPAAFGSTIANVLGQRKKVA; translated from the coding sequence ATGGCAATCCTGCTCAACCGCAGCACGCGCGTCATCGTCCAAGGTTTTACCGGCAAGATCGGCAGCTTCCATGCCGAGGACATGAAGCGTTACGGCACCAAGCTGGTCGGCGGCGTCACCCCCGGCAAGGGCGGCCAGACGCATCTCGGCCTGCCCGTCTTCAACACCGTCAAGGGCGCGGTGCGCGAGACCCGCGCCGAGGCCAGCATCGTCTTCGTGCCGCCGCCCTTCGCCGCCGATTCGATCATGGAAGCGGCGGATGCCGGCATCAAGCTTTGCGTGTGCATCACCGACGGCATCCCCTCGCAAGACATGATGCAGGTCAAGCGCTACATGCGCCGCTACCGCTTCGAGGACCGTATGCGCCTCGTCGGGCCGAACTGCGCCGGCGTCATCACGCCCGGACAGGCGCTGATGGGCATCATGCCGGGCAGCATCTATCTCCCCGGCCGCGTCGGCATCGTCGGCCGCTCCGGCACGCTGGGCTATGAGGCCGCCTCACAGATGAAGGCGCTCGGCATCGGCGTGTCGACCAGCGTCGGCATCGGCGGCGATCCGATCAACGGTTCGTCCTTCAAGGACATCCTGGAACTGTTCGAGCAGGACGACGAAACCGACGCCGTGGTGATGATTGGCGAGATCGGCGGACCGCAGGAGGTCGAGGCTGCCGAATGGGCCAGGCACAACATGACGAAGCCGCTGATTGCCTACATCGCCGGGCTTTCGGCGCCGAAGGGGCGCCGCATGGGCCATGCCGGCGCCATCATCTCGGCCTTCGGCGAGTCGGCGCAGGAGAAGGTCGAGATCCTGAAGGACGCCGGCGTCGTCATCGTGCCGACGCCGGCCGCATTTGGCTCGACCATCGCGAACGTGCTTGGGCAACGGAAAAAGGTTGCCTGA